Genomic DNA from Actinomycetota bacterium:
ACATTGTGAACCAGGAAAAGTATTCAGTCGTGGGACCGTAAAGGGCAAAACCACTGATCGCTTGAAAGATCAATAGAAGGGGCCAAAGCCAGCCATAGATTAGCTTTTGAGGAGGATTATATTTCCCCACCTCCGGGTGCTCCCTCTTTACGAATAGATAATAGATGATGATTTTGCCGGTATTCCTGATGTCCCTTGGACGTAAGGCAAATTCATGCCAATCGCGAGCTGCACCTAAAAATGCCCAGTAAATCCGAGCCACCAGGTTGATGAGAACCACGTACATGCAGATGAAGTGGACCCATCTCATTATACCCATGCCCCCTTCAAAGAAGGGGCGGTGGATATACCAGCCGGAGACCGCCAGTCCACCCATGCATAGCAGGTGTATCCAGTGCATTGCTCGAGCCGGCAAGGGGTGTTCTTCTATCACTTTAGCCATTTTCGCACCTCCTAGCCGATTTGGAACTTCAGTATCTTGTTAGTCCTTGGTTCAATCACGTGAACCGAACAGGCAAGTCACGGATCGAAGGATCTAACCACCCGCACGACGTTGATGGGATTATTTGGATCGGGGACCGGCGTTCCAACGAGAGCTTCTTCGATGGGACCCCTTTGACCCTTATCATCCCTCGGGCAGACGTTCCAATTCGTAGCCGCGATGACCTGGTAACGTTTGATCTTCTTGCCCTCTATTTGAACACAATGGAGAAGGCAGCCTCGAGGAGCTTCCACCATACCTATACCCTTACCCTTCTCGGGAACGGGCTTATCATCGCAGATATCGGTGTTTCCAGCCTTGAGATTATCCACCAGCTCATCTAGCCAATCGAGCATAGCTTCGGCTACCATCTTGCACTCCCAGGCTCGAGCGGCGTGGCGAGCCACCGCCGAGGGATGGGCTCCGATCTTGTTCACCAGATCCATGAACCCCTTATCCTGCGTGATGAGCATCCTGGCAAGGGTATTGACCTCCACCGGTTTACCATCGTATCTCGGAGCCTTTGCGAAAGAGTATGCACCCTCTTTATCCAGATCATACTCCGTCTTACCCTCCGTTGGATGCAATCCCCCACAATCCTCCGTGTACCAGGAATACTTGACCGCCTCTTCGATCTTAGTGGGATCGAACTCCCCAACTTCCTCAAGCTTACCATCCATAATAACCCCCGACTTGAGGAATCGGTTTTTGTAATCGCCCGATACGCCGAGATCGAACATGCCAAAGGATAGGAAGTTGCCCACGCCAGCTCCCACCTTCAGCTGATGGATGGGAAGAAGTGGACCGGTCCCAAAAGCAAGGACATCCGCCAAGTAGACATTGTTCACGAAATCGATCAAATCCATGAGATGATATTTGAAGGCGGCGATCATGTCCGGCGTGGGGTGGATGGTCACCCCTCCCGGAACCAGAGTGCAATAGCAGGGCATCTTTCCACCGAAGATCGTCAACATTTCCTGAGCTTTCTTCCTCTTCTCCAAAGCCTCTAGGTAATGTGCCACAGCCGTGGTCACGATCTCGGGGTCATCGACGCTGAATTCATCGGGGTCATACCTGGGGGTGAGGGGGTATGTATCCTCCGCTTCGACGAGCCCTACTATCTTATCCTTCACCGCCAACAGCCTGGGGTCTTTACCCGTATACTTGGCTATGGCCATGACATCCAGGTAGTCCAGGGCTGCAAGGTGGTAGAAGTGGAGAATGTGGGACATAACGTAGTTCGAACCAACGATCAAATTGCGGATGATCCTGGCGTTATCGGGTACTTTCGCTTCGAAGGCCTTATCGAGGTTTTGCGCAGCAGCAAGACCATGAGAGGCCGGACAGACACCACAAATCCTCTGGGTGACGATCTGGGCATCTCGAGGATCTTTACCTATGAGGAGTTGCTCAAAGCCACGGGCCATAGCTGCCGTGCTGTAAGCTTCTTTTACCTTACCGTCCTCAACTTCAACTTCGATCTTTAAATGTCCCTCAATCCTGGTTATGGGATCGATTGTTATCTTTTGTGCCATTACTCCTCACCCCTTTCCGGTGGACCACCTTTGCCAAGACGTCCGGTGGCTATTTGACCAACCAGGTGGAGACCAATGCCAGCAGCGGTTACAATACCAAGCACCTTGGCGACAGTATCTGCACTGACCTCGTAGCCGGCGATTCCAGGGATGCCGATTTCCGGTAATTTCTCGTAAAGAGGTGAAAACTTGGCATAGAACTCGGGCTGAGTACATCCCTGGCAAGGAGCATTGGCATCGATACAGAAATTGGTTCCGGAATTCCACTTCCTCTTGGGACAATCAGCATAGGTGAAGGGACCTTTACACCCCTTTAGCAGTAGGCAGTAATTTGCTTGCTCGGGATCATTGAAGTCTTCGACGAACTTTCCAGCTTCGAACCAGTGTCGCCTGGGACAATTATCAT
This window encodes:
- a CDS encoding nickel-dependent hydrogenase large subunit, which gives rise to MAQKITIDPITRIEGHLKIEVEVEDGKVKEAYSTAAMARGFEQLLIGKDPRDAQIVTQRICGVCPASHGLAAAQNLDKAFEAKVPDNARIIRNLIVGSNYVMSHILHFYHLAALDYLDVMAIAKYTGKDPRLLAVKDKIVGLVEAEDTYPLTPRYDPDEFSVDDPEIVTTAVAHYLEALEKRKKAQEMLTIFGGKMPCYCTLVPGGVTIHPTPDMIAAFKYHLMDLIDFVNNVYLADVLAFGTGPLLPIHQLKVGAGVGNFLSFGMFDLGVSGDYKNRFLKSGVIMDGKLEEVGEFDPTKIEEAVKYSWYTEDCGGLHPTEGKTEYDLDKEGAYSFAKAPRYDGKPVEVNTLARMLITQDKGFMDLVNKIGAHPSAVARHAARAWECKMVAEAMLDWLDELVDNLKAGNTDICDDKPVPEKGKGIGMVEAPRGCLLHCVQIEGKKIKRYQVIAATNWNVCPRDDKGQRGPIEEALVGTPVPDPNNPINVVRVVRSFDP
- a CDS encoding cytochrome b/b6 domain-containing protein; its protein translation is MAKVIEEHPLPARAMHWIHLLCMGGLAVSGWYIHRPFFEGGMGIMRWVHFICMYVVLINLVARIYWAFLGAARDWHEFALRPRDIRNTGKIIIYYLFVKREHPEVGKYNPPQKLIYGWLWPLLLIFQAISGFALYGPTTEYFSWFTM